The Manihot esculenta cultivar AM560-2 chromosome 17, M.esculenta_v8, whole genome shotgun sequence genome contains the following window.
TGTTCACCTATCATTCTGTTAATCATAATGAATACTGTGACTGTCGAGAATATCAACGAACTTTGGCTTTGTTTAATGTTTtggtaaattatttaaatcaactattaagcaataataatttttaaggtAATACTACCTGTCGAACACCTCTTGCTTGTGGTCTGCTTTTGTACGCTTTTGCTTGCTTTTGTACGCTTTTTGCTTTTTGCGCTTGCTTCCCCTATTGGgtacaaaataaattttggaTTTGCAAAAGATATTCTCAGATCAAATTGATCAAATGTAAACAATAAATCAAATTTGTGGCAAATTTTCTTGGAAAAAAACAAATCACcatcaaaataaataagagagaaaaagaacGTCTTGATCCTACAGGAAACATAAATCTAAAATGTAGGATCATGCTTTgatatttcaccactaaatgGAGAAGGAATATCTTCAGGTTCTCTACTCGGCTTAACCCATCTGCCATGTTTGTTCAATACGAGTCCCTTGTGAGGCAACTGGAACCAGAACTCGGGAATCTTCAATTCTTCTATTAACATATCACTAGACTTGTTCACCAATGCCAAATCCCTCCTAGCATTCCATCGATACTTCAATTTCTTGCCCAAGAATCCATCCAAGAGATGGAGATAAACCTCCAAATTATGACATCCTGACCAGTCAGATTCGTGCTTCAAGTATGGCGACATGAACACATCAAGCTTCAACTGGGTTCCCACATGCCTATAAACCCAGTTCAATCTTTGAGTGAGTGAGTTGATTTTGTTGATAATTTTGTTGACGATGATCCCTGGAACTTTTGGGACTATATCTTGCTTGACAACGATCCGAAGTGTTTTAACTCCTAGTTCATTGAGCTTCTCCTTGAAGGCCAAGTTCCCAACTCTCGGTGCACCAAAAGAAATGACACTGATGAAAAGATTGGGAATGGAGATTGCAGCCTCGTAAGCGTTGAGAAGGGCTAATGCACCTCCTAAACTATGTCCTGTGAGTGTCAAGCTGACTTCTTCGCCATTTTCTCTGTAAAAATTTACGAGCTTTTTCAGTTCTTCCATAACTTGCTCAGAAGCACTAGACTTGTTGTATCTTGTCAACTCATCTTTAGATTTGTATATGCTGAGGAATCCACATTGAACCTTAATATTATCCTTTTCATCATCAAATTCCTCCAGCTTTGCCTTGAGGTCAGTAAACCACTCTGTGGGAGCCACCGTGCCCCGCCATGCCACGACTATGTCTCGCCGGCCAATTCTTCTCGATTCCTCTTCGTTGCTCACAGCAACGTATCCCATCCAGTTGGAATCTTTACTCCATACACTATTCGACCCTGCGAACCATTCAGGCACGTCTACGTGGGACATAGCGTAAAGGTACTTAGTCACCTCGTAACCATGCTTGATAAGGCCCAGTTCTTGGAAAAACTTGTGCCGGTT
Protein-coding sequences here:
- the LOC110605599 gene encoding phospholipase A1-Igamma2, chloroplastic; translated protein: MEVSSLRRHVATKKTMSRKATRVWRLKLSVTWKAIKRAFTSKFRLRLSCVRSMKPLPTAKIHQETKTKKNGCRPRRTLEHLLNVPYTALDFIDRGDCMTPTLSPKENLSTRWREIHGSNNWGNLLDPLHPWLRREIVKYGELVEATYDAFDFDPLSEYCGSCRYNRHKFFQELGLIKHGYEVTKYLYAMSHVDVPEWFAGSNSVWSKDSNWMGYVAVSNEEESRRIGRRDIVVAWRGTVAPTEWFTDLKAKLEEFDDEKDNIKVQCGFLSIYKSKDELTRYNKSSASEQVMEELKKLVNFYRENGEEVSLTLTGHSLGGALALLNAYEAAISIPNLFISVISFGAPRVGNLAFKEKLNELGVKTLRIVVKQDIVPKVPGIIVNKIINKINSLTQRLNWVYRHVGTQLKLDVFMSPYLKHESDWSGCHNLEVYLHLLDGFLGKKLKYRWNARRDLALVNKSSDMLIEELKIPEFWFQLPHKGLVLNKHGRWVKPSREPEDIPSPFSGEISKHDPTF